A window of Vescimonas fastidiosa contains these coding sequences:
- the aspS gene encoding aspartate--tRNA ligase has translation MMQMRTHTCNALRLADVGKSVKIVGWMENVREVGSNLAFVVLRDFYGTTQVVAETEDMLAIIKGLNKESTISVEGVVRERASKNPKLATGEIEVVPNKIEILGRCRYNSLPFEINRSREADETARLKYRYLDLRNPAVKKNIILRCQVVAALRAAMTEHGFLEITTPILTASSPEGARDYLVPARKHPGKFYALPQAPQQFKQLLMTSGFDRYFQIAPCFRDEDARGDRSPGEFYQLDMEMAFATQDDVFAVLEDVLPPIFAKFGTYSVASSAPFRRIPYLESMETYGSDKPDLRIDLTCKNVTKLFENSDFDALKGQTVKMVDITDCTLTRKQIEKLLTDCQVQSGSKGYWFKVDENGELAGGIGKFVGPVREELSKVLDLKPNTLVVVAAGESATKSVGVMIKTFGAACEGHMDKERYEFCWIVDFPMYEIGDESGELEFCHNPFSMPSGGMETLLKAERGELDPLDIMANQYDLVCNGVELSSGAVRNHDPEIMIKAFEMVRLGEEDVKKKFPAMYNAFCYGAPPHAGIAPGVDRMVMLLAGESSIREIIPFPMNKNAQDVMMDAPSTVEQKQLDELHIALVGQLEE, from the coding sequence TTGTGGTCCTGCGGGACTTCTACGGCACCACCCAGGTGGTGGCCGAGACCGAGGATATGCTGGCCATTATCAAGGGGCTGAACAAGGAGTCCACCATCAGCGTGGAGGGCGTGGTCCGGGAGCGGGCCAGTAAGAATCCCAAGCTGGCCACCGGCGAGATCGAGGTGGTGCCTAATAAAATCGAGATTCTGGGCCGCTGCCGCTACAACAGCCTGCCCTTTGAGATCAACCGCAGCCGGGAGGCCGACGAGACCGCCCGCCTGAAGTACCGCTATCTGGATCTGCGCAACCCCGCCGTGAAGAAGAACATCATTCTGCGCTGCCAGGTGGTGGCAGCGCTCCGGGCCGCCATGACCGAGCACGGCTTCCTGGAGATCACCACCCCCATCCTCACCGCCTCCTCCCCGGAGGGCGCCCGGGACTACCTGGTGCCCGCCCGGAAGCACCCCGGCAAGTTCTACGCCCTGCCCCAGGCCCCCCAGCAGTTCAAGCAGCTGCTGATGACCTCCGGCTTTGACCGCTATTTCCAGATTGCCCCCTGCTTCCGGGACGAGGACGCCCGGGGCGACCGCTCCCCCGGCGAATTCTATCAGCTGGACATGGAGATGGCCTTTGCCACCCAGGACGATGTGTTCGCCGTGCTGGAAGATGTGCTGCCCCCGATTTTTGCCAAGTTCGGCACCTACAGCGTGGCCTCCTCCGCCCCCTTCCGCCGCATCCCCTATTTGGAGTCTATGGAAACCTACGGCTCCGACAAGCCCGACCTGCGTATTGATTTGACCTGCAAAAATGTTACGAAGCTCTTTGAAAACAGCGACTTTGACGCCCTCAAGGGTCAGACCGTGAAGATGGTGGACATCACCGATTGCACCCTCACCCGCAAGCAGATCGAAAAGCTCCTCACCGACTGCCAGGTGCAGTCCGGCAGCAAGGGCTACTGGTTCAAGGTGGATGAAAACGGCGAGCTGGCCGGGGGCATCGGCAAGTTCGTGGGGCCTGTCCGGGAGGAGCTGTCCAAGGTCCTGGACCTGAAGCCGAACACGCTGGTGGTGGTAGCCGCCGGGGAGAGCGCCACCAAGTCCGTGGGCGTGATGATCAAGACCTTCGGCGCCGCCTGCGAGGGCCACATGGACAAGGAGCGGTACGAGTTCTGCTGGATCGTGGACTTCCCCATGTACGAGATCGGCGACGAGAGCGGCGAGCTGGAGTTCTGCCACAATCCCTTCTCCATGCCCAGCGGCGGCATGGAGACCCTGCTCAAGGCCGAGCGGGGAGAGCTGGACCCCCTGGACATCATGGCCAACCAGTACGACCTGGTGTGCAACGGCGTGGAGCTGTCCTCCGGCGCCGTGCGTAACCATGACCCGGAGATCATGATCAAGGCCTTTGAGATGGTGCGCCTGGGCGAGGAGGATGTGAAGAAGAAGTTCCCCGCCATGTACAACGCCTTCTGCTACGGTGCGCCCCCTCACGCAGGCATCGCCCCGGGTGTGGACCGGATGGTGATGCTCCTGGCCGGCGAAAGCTCCATCCGGGAGATCATCCCCTTCCCCATGAACAAGAACGCCCAGGATGTTATGATGGACGCCCCCTCCACCGTGGAGCAAAAGCAGTTAGATGAATTGCATATCGCTCTGGTGGGTCAGCTGGAGGAGTAA